TGTAGACGTCACTTGATTTTACGTAATGCTCCAGCGATTTTATATCGACTGCTTCGACATTTGCCCGAACCCCATTTTGCTCAAGAATTCTCTTTACCTTTGATGCTACAGTTTGACTTGTCGCTACACCTGATCCGCAAGCTACTATAACCCT
This window of the Bacillus gobiensis genome carries:
- a CDS encoding PTS sugar transporter subunit IIB, with translation MKRVIVACGSGVATSQTVASKVKRILEQNGVRANVEAVDIKSLEHYVKSSDVYIAITKSKKEYSIPTLNGIAFLTGMGMQEETERLIALLK